The Hymenobacter sp. DG01 genome has a segment encoding these proteins:
- a CDS encoding chemotaxis protein CheW, whose product MPESEKNVKQDLIIQLIVFRLGDEEYGIRIEQVKEVTITPEIARMPKTPPFVKGIANLRGDIIAIVDLEERFRLRSADVGMPAMSYTMAIEAKEYTIGIMVREVPQPLSIPVSSIEKAPEFIQDINIHDKYIEGIAKVDGRIIVVLDMLKLLTPSEIMQLQPKAESSAAGSRTKA is encoded by the coding sequence ATGCCTGAATCAGAAAAAAACGTCAAACAGGACCTCATCATTCAGCTGATTGTTTTTCGGCTGGGAGATGAAGAGTACGGGATTCGTATTGAGCAGGTGAAGGAGGTAACCATAACCCCCGAAATTGCCCGTATGCCCAAAACGCCCCCCTTTGTTAAGGGCATTGCGAACCTGCGCGGCGACATTATTGCCATTGTTGATCTGGAGGAGCGTTTTCGCCTACGCTCAGCTGATGTTGGGATGCCGGCCATGTCTTATACCATGGCAATAGAGGCTAAGGAATATACCATCGGCATTATGGTACGCGAGGTACCTCAGCCGTTGTCCATTCCGGTTTCCAGCATTGAGAAAGCGCCTGAATTTATCCAGGACATCAACATTCACGATAAATACATTGAGGGAATTGCCAAAGTTGACGGCCGCATTATCGTGGTCCTTGACATGCTGAAGCTGCTCACCCCCTCCGAAATCATGCAGTTGCAGCCCAAGGCGGAATCTTCCGCTGCCGGCAGCCGTACAAAGGCATAG
- a CDS encoding response regulator: MKNRILIVDDSFYMRTMLKNMLTDAGYEVVGEAANGQQALEMAAATQPDLITLDVILPDNTGLDVLKGIRQEQPEVKVVMCSAVGQEVIVNEALESGATAYIVKPFSEEKVLEIVGSALQESSASAPEQE; this comes from the coding sequence ATGAAAAACCGCATCCTCATCGTCGACGACTCTTTTTACATGCGCACGATGCTTAAAAACATGCTTACCGACGCCGGCTATGAGGTGGTAGGAGAAGCTGCAAATGGGCAGCAAGCGCTGGAAATGGCCGCCGCAACCCAACCCGATTTAATCACGCTGGACGTAATCCTGCCCGATAACACCGGGTTAGATGTGCTGAAAGGTATCCGTCAGGAGCAACCCGAGGTAAAAGTTGTGATGTGCTCGGCAGTTGGGCAGGAAGTTATTGTTAACGAGGCTCTTGAGAGTGGTGCCACGGCTTATATCGTGAAGCCTTTCTCGGAGGAAAAGGTGCTGGAAATAGTAGGTAGTGCCCTTCAGGAGTCGTCTGCTTCTGCCCCCGAGCAGGAGTAA